Part of the uncultured Cohaesibacter sp. genome is shown below.
ACCCGGCGGCGTCTGCCCTTGCCTCCAAGGTGACCTACAACATCGGATTGCTGCTGCCGTCTCTGACTAACACCGTGTTCGAGGATGTTCTGGAAGGGATCTATCAGGGTAGCGAGGACACTCGCTTCTTCATCCAGATCGGCGACACTCGCTATAGCGCCCTCAAGGAGGAAGCCCTGATCGGCACTTTCCTCAGGCAGAAACCTGCCGGCTTGATCGTGACGGGCTTTGAACAGACGGAAAAGGCACGGGAGATGCTGGCCGCTGCCCATTGTCCCATCGTCCAGATCATGGATTTTGGCGAGCCTCCCATCGACATGGCTGTAGGGTTTGACCATGAAGCCGCTGGCTACGCCGCTGCGCGCCATTTGATCGAGTGCGGCTATCGAACCCCGGGAGCTGTAGGAGCACGGCTTGATTCCCGATCCCGGCGCCGTTTGGACGGCTTCCGAAAAGCCTGTCAGGAAGCCGGTCTGTGGGATGAACGCCGGATGGTGATAACGCCCCAGTCCTCCTCGGTCGGTCTAGGACGGCATCTGCTGGAGGATCTGCTGTCTCGTGATCAGAACGTGGATGCCGTCTTCTGCAACAACGATGACCTCGGCATCGGGGCCTTGATGGAGGCCCAGCGCCGCCTCATTTCCGTACCCGAACAGCTCGGAATCTGCAGTTTTCACGATATGGAGATGACGCAGCATATGCATCCGGCCCTCACGGCCATCGCCACCCCGCGTTTCCAGATCGGCAAGATGGCGATTGATATGCTCCTGTCAGAAATCGAAGAGCCCCATAGCGTCAAGCGTCGCAATATCGACACCGGCTTCAAACTCGTCGTACGTGCCTCGACGGGCAAACAGGCCTGATCGCCAAGGCCGCGGACGGGCTCGTCGCTCACACCCGTGAGTCTAGACCGAGGGGGCCAGCAGCGCGTCGACGGCCCTCTTCAGGCTTTCCTCGAATAGAGCCAGTGGTCCCGATGTTTTTTCCTTCGCCAACCGTACCAGATGATAGGACACCTCGATTGCCGGTTCGAGGGTCAGAATTCTGGCCTGGACCGATGACGTTCGCGCGGCGAGCGGGTCGGTGATCGCAACGCCGAGGCCAGATGCTGCCAGCGTGCAGCCATTGGCCAGCGATGCTTCGATCGGGTTGTTGATGGCGAGATTGACTGCGGTGATCTCCTTGTCGAGAGACAGGCGCAGGGGAGAGGTTCTGCCCGGCAGGATGAGGCGCTGTCCCGCCAATTGCTCGAGACGGACGCTTTGCTGATCGGCCAGCGGGTGGTTGGTGGCAACCACCGCAACGGCATTGCCGCGCCCGAGCAGAACGCTGTCGAGGCTTGTGGGGTCATACTCACTGCAGATCAGACCAAAATCATAGTGCCTGAGGCTGACCAGATCGAGCACGCGCTCGGTGCTTTCGGTGTCGAAGATGATGCTGAGTCGCGGATGGGCGGCCAGAACCTCGGGAACCACTGTTGCCGCGCAGACCTTGTTGAGCGAACTGACCGTTCCCAACCGGATGAACCCTTCCGTGGCGGCATTGATGTCCTGTGCAACGCGGGAGATGTGATCGAGGCCGACGAAAACCCGCTCCACTTCGTGGAACAGTTGCGACGCCTGTACTCGCGGGGCGAGGCGGCCCCGCACCCGATCAAACAGAGCAAAACCGATTTCGGTCTCCAGATCCCGGATCAGTCGGCTGACAGCAGGCTGG
Proteins encoded:
- a CDS encoding LacI family DNA-binding transcriptional regulator, whose translation is MAKRRSSSSRKPTLVDVAKAANVSAITVSRTIRSPELVSPQMRIRVEEAIRKLGYSPDPAASALASKVTYNIGLLLPSLTNTVFEDVLEGIYQGSEDTRFFIQIGDTRYSALKEEALIGTFLRQKPAGLIVTGFEQTEKAREMLAAAHCPIVQIMDFGEPPIDMAVGFDHEAAGYAAARHLIECGYRTPGAVGARLDSRSRRRLDGFRKACQEAGLWDERRMVITPQSSSVGLGRHLLEDLLSRDQNVDAVFCNNDDLGIGALMEAQRRLISVPEQLGICSFHDMEMTQHMHPALTAIATPRFQIGKMAIDMLLSEIEEPHSVKRRNIDTGFKLVVRASTGKQA
- a CDS encoding LysR substrate-binding domain-containing protein: MHHLQQRQIEAFRAVMIAGSISAAAANLNITQPAVSRLIRDLETEIGFALFDRVRGRLAPRVQASQLFHEVERVFVGLDHISRVAQDINAATEGFIRLGTVSSLNKVCAATVVPEVLAAHPRLSIIFDTESTERVLDLVSLRHYDFGLICSEYDPTSLDSVLLGRGNAVAVVATNHPLADQQSVRLEQLAGQRLILPGRTSPLRLSLDKEITAVNLAINNPIEASLANGCTLAASGLGVAITDPLAARTSSVQARILTLEPAIEVSYHLVRLAKEKTSGPLALFEESLKRAVDALLAPSV